From the Pseudomonas putida genome, one window contains:
- a CDS encoding nitrate reductase subunit alpha gives MSFFIDRLRYLVKRPPEFADGHGETRDESRAWEDGYRQRWQYDKIARSTHGVNCTGSCSWKVYVKNGLVTWETQQTDYPRTRPDLPNHEPRGCPRGASYSWYLYSANRLKYPLVRKALIQLWRAALAAQPDPVLAWASIVEDPAKARQYKSIRGRGGFVRSDWDELQTLVAAANVYTVKQYGPDRVTGFSPIPAMSMVSYAAGTRYLSLIGGVCLSFYDWYCDLPPASPQVWGEQTDVPESADWYNSGYIIAWGSNVPQTRTPDAHFFTEVRYKGTKTIAITPDYAEIAKLCDEWMSAKQGTDAALAIAMGHVIFKEFHLDNPSAYFTDYIRRYTDMPMLVELEQREDGKLVPGKQLRASDFAGNLEQANNPEWKTIAWDEQGERLVVPRGSIGFRWGETGHWNLETVEAGGSEVQLCLSLLGRHDEVARVAFPYFGGIEREHFAHVPVSDVLYHHIPAKRLTLADGREVLAVTVFDLTAGNYGIDRGLAATVGGSGTDDGASAYDQLKPYTPAWQQAITGVKAEQMIRIAREFADNANKTHGRSMIIVGAGMNHWYHMDMNYRGLINMLILCGCVGKSGGGWSHYVGQEKLRPQTGWTPLAFALDWHRPPRHMNSTSFFYNHSSQWRYEKLEVKELLSPLARSENFSGSLVDYNVRAERMGWLPSAPQLSINPLRLAAAAQAAGQSTADYTVSQLKSGNLRFASEDPDNPQNHPRNLFVWRSNLLGSSGKGHEYMLKYLLGTRNGVLGKDLGEVGGHKPEEVVWQDDAIEGKLDLVVTLDFRMSTTCLYSDVVLPTATWYEKDDLNTSDMHPFIHPLTAATDPAWEARSDWQIYDGIAQAFARVCVGHLGEETDLVTLPLQHDSPGELAQPEVRDWKKGECEAIPGKTMPSLIEVKRNYPETYERFSSVGPLLDSLGNGGKGIAWKTEEEVDLLGQLNYHKHEGSAAGRPKLASALDAAEMILTLAPETNGHVAVKAWEALSRVTGRDHSHLARRKEEEKIRFRDLVAQPRKIISSPTWSGLEDEHVSYNACYTNVHELIPWRTLTGRQQFYQDHPWMRAFGESLMVYRPPIDTKAAASVAAPKPNGNPEIALNWLTPHQKWGIHSTYSDNLLMQTLSRGGPIVWISEDDARRIGVADNDWIELFNANGAIAARAVVSQRVRPGMAMMYHAQERIVNIPGSEVTGTRGGIHNSVTRVCPKPTHMIGGYAQLSYGFNYYGTVGSNRDEFVIVRKMHRVDWLDGEGNDYKQETVK, from the coding sequence ATGAGTTTCTTCATCGACCGCCTCCGCTACCTGGTAAAACGCCCGCCCGAGTTCGCCGACGGCCATGGAGAAACCCGCGACGAAAGCCGCGCCTGGGAGGACGGCTACCGCCAGCGCTGGCAGTACGACAAGATCGCCCGCTCCACCCACGGGGTGAACTGCACAGGCTCCTGCAGCTGGAAGGTCTATGTGAAGAACGGCCTGGTGACCTGGGAAACCCAGCAGACCGACTACCCGCGCACCCGCCCCGACCTGCCCAACCACGAACCGCGCGGCTGCCCGCGTGGGGCCAGTTATTCCTGGTACCTGTACAGCGCCAACCGGCTCAAGTATCCACTGGTACGCAAGGCGCTGATCCAGCTGTGGCGTGCGGCGCTGGCAGCGCAGCCCGACCCGGTGCTGGCCTGGGCCAGCATCGTCGAAGACCCGGCCAAGGCCCGCCAGTACAAATCGATCCGCGGCCGTGGCGGTTTCGTGCGCAGCGACTGGGACGAACTGCAGACGCTGGTCGCTGCGGCCAACGTGTACACCGTCAAGCAATATGGCCCCGACCGCGTCACTGGCTTTTCGCCGATCCCGGCCATGTCGATGGTCAGCTACGCTGCCGGCACCCGTTACCTGTCACTGATCGGCGGGGTGTGCCTGTCGTTCTACGACTGGTACTGCGACCTGCCGCCGGCTTCGCCGCAAGTGTGGGGTGAGCAGACCGACGTGCCCGAGTCGGCCGACTGGTACAACTCCGGCTACATCATCGCCTGGGGCTCGAACGTACCGCAGACCCGCACCCCCGACGCGCACTTCTTCACCGAGGTGCGCTACAAGGGCACCAAGACCATCGCCATCACCCCCGACTACGCCGAAATCGCCAAGCTCTGCGACGAATGGATGAGCGCCAAGCAAGGCACCGATGCGGCCCTGGCGATCGCCATGGGCCACGTGATCTTCAAGGAGTTCCACCTCGATAACCCCAGTGCCTACTTCACCGACTACATCCGCCGCTATACCGACATGCCGATGCTGGTCGAGCTTGAACAACGCGAGGATGGCAAACTGGTGCCTGGCAAGCAGCTACGCGCCAGCGACTTTGCCGGCAACCTGGAGCAGGCCAACAACCCCGAATGGAAAACCATCGCCTGGGACGAACAGGGCGAGCGCCTGGTGGTGCCACGGGGCTCGATCGGTTTTCGCTGGGGCGAAACCGGCCACTGGAACCTGGAAACCGTCGAGGCCGGAGGCAGCGAAGTGCAGCTGTGCCTGTCGCTGCTGGGGCGCCACGATGAAGTGGCACGGGTGGCGTTCCCCTACTTCGGCGGTATCGAACGCGAGCACTTCGCCCATGTGCCGGTGAGTGACGTGCTGTATCACCACATCCCGGCCAAGCGCCTGACCCTCGCCGACGGCCGCGAAGTACTGGCCGTGACGGTCTTCGACCTGACTGCCGGCAACTACGGCATCGACCGTGGCCTCGCCGCCACGGTTGGCGGCAGCGGCACGGACGACGGCGCCAGCGCCTACGACCAGCTCAAGCCCTATACCCCGGCCTGGCAACAGGCGATCACCGGGGTCAAGGCCGAGCAGATGATCCGCATCGCCCGCGAATTCGCCGACAACGCCAACAAGACCCACGGCCGCTCCATGATCATCGTCGGTGCCGGGATGAACCACTGGTACCACATGGACATGAACTACCGCGGGCTGATCAACATGCTGATCCTCTGCGGCTGCGTGGGCAAAAGCGGGGGCGGCTGGTCGCACTATGTCGGCCAGGAAAAACTCCGCCCGCAGACGGGCTGGACGCCCCTGGCCTTTGCCCTGGACTGGCATCGCCCGCCCCGGCACATGAACAGCACCTCGTTCTTCTACAACCACTCCAGCCAGTGGCGCTACGAGAAACTCGAGGTCAAGGAACTGCTGTCACCCCTGGCGCGCAGCGAAAACTTCAGCGGCAGCCTGGTGGACTATAACGTGCGCGCCGAGCGCATGGGCTGGCTGCCTTCGGCGCCGCAGTTGAGCATCAACCCGTTGCGCCTGGCCGCCGCCGCGCAAGCCGCCGGGCAGAGCACCGCCGACTACACCGTCAGCCAGCTCAAGAGCGGCAACCTGCGTTTCGCCAGCGAAGACCCGGACAACCCGCAGAACCACCCACGCAACCTGTTCGTCTGGCGTTCCAACCTGCTCGGCTCCTCCGGCAAGGGCCATGAATACATGCTCAAGTACCTGCTCGGCACGCGCAACGGCGTGCTCGGCAAGGACCTGGGCGAAGTCGGCGGGCACAAGCCCGAGGAAGTCGTGTGGCAGGACGATGCCATCGAAGGCAAGCTCGACCTGGTGGTGACCCTGGACTTTCGCATGTCCACCACCTGCCTTTACTCCGACGTGGTGCTGCCCACCGCCACCTGGTACGAAAAGGACGACCTCAACACCTCCGACATGCACCCGTTCATCCACCCGCTCACCGCCGCCACCGACCCGGCCTGGGAAGCGCGCAGCGACTGGCAGATCTACGATGGCATCGCCCAGGCCTTCGCCCGCGTGTGCGTCGGCCATCTGGGCGAAGAGACCGACCTGGTCACCCTGCCCCTGCAGCACGACAGCCCCGGCGAACTGGCCCAGCCCGAGGTGCGCGACTGGAAAAAGGGCGAGTGCGAGGCCATCCCCGGCAAGACCATGCCCTCGCTCATCGAGGTCAAGCGCAACTACCCCGAAACCTACGAGCGCTTCAGCTCGGTCGGGCCGTTGCTCGACAGCCTCGGCAACGGCGGCAAGGGCATCGCCTGGAAGACCGAGGAGGAAGTCGACCTGCTCGGCCAGCTCAACTATCACAAGCACGAAGGCTCGGCAGCCGGGCGGCCGAAGCTGGCCTCGGCCCTGGATGCTGCGGAAATGATCCTCACCCTGGCCCCCGAAACCAATGGCCACGTGGCGGTCAAGGCCTGGGAAGCGCTGTCCAGGGTCACCGGCCGCGACCACAGCCACCTGGCCCGGCGCAAGGAAGAAGAAAAGATCCGCTTCCGCGACCTGGTCGCGCAGCCGCGCAAGATCATCTCCAGCCCCACCTGGTCAGGCCTTGAAGACGAGCACGTGAGCTACAACGCCTGCTACACCAACGTCCACGAATTGATCCCCTGGCGCACGCTGACCGGGCGCCAGCAGTTCTATCAGGACCACCCGTGGATGCGGGCGTTCGGCGAGAGCCTGATGGTGTACCGCCCGCCTATCGACACCAAGGCCGCTGCCAGCGTCGCCGCGCCCAAGCCCAACGGCAACCCGGAAATCGCCCTCAACTGGCTGACCCCGCACCAGAAGTGGGGCATCCACTCCACCTACAGCGACAACCTGCTGATGCAGACCCTGTCGCGCGGCGGGCCGATCGTGTGGATCAGCGAAGACGACGCCCGGCGCATCGGCGTGGCCGACAACGACTGGATCGAGCTGTTCAACGCCAACGGCGCCATCGCCGCCCGTGCGGTGGTCAGCCAGCGCGTGCGCCCGGGCATGGCGATGATGTACCACGCTCAGGAGCGCATCGTGAACATCCCCGGTTCCGAGGTCACCGGCACCCGCGGCGGCATCCACAACTCGGTGACCCGCGTGTGCCCCAAGCCGACCCACATGATCGGCGGCTACGCCCAGCTTTCGTATGGCTTCAACTACTACGGGACGGTGGGTTCGAACCGCGACGAGTTCGTCATCGTGCGCAAGATGCACCGGGTCGACTGGCTCGACGGTGAAGGCAACGACTATAAGCAGGAGACCGTAAAATGA
- a CDS encoding nitrate/nitrite transporter, which produces MNTLAPVRSRLMHIRRSGIPQGSACMATHVSASDQYRALGLSTLAFTLCFAVWTLFSILGLQIKDEFALSDTQLGLLMATPVLTGSISRIFLGLWTDRYGGRWVFGLLMLVSALCVYLLTFANSFALLLLAALGVGLAGGGFIVGTAYTATWFEPARQGTALGIFGAGNVGAGVTNLAAPLLLLALGWRGAALVYASVLAIMGVLFILLAKNDPQSETRLAHPVPLREQLAPLAELRVWRFSLYYFFVFGGFVALALWLPHYLMQVYGLGLAAAGVVAALYTVPASLFRILGGWLSDRHGARKVMYWTLAVSVLCTFLLSYPPTRYSITGVRGEIDFSMSLGLLGFTAIIVVLGFFMSLGKAAVFKHIPTYYPQHVGVVGGLVGMMGGLGGFLLPLTFGMLNDVIGIWQSCFMLLFLIAAGALAWMHYAIRMAERVEWAQSRESHDLPELSTPSSFVLREWHPEDPTFWEATGKRIATRNLWISIPNLLLGFAIWMVWSVVVAKLPLAGFDYSANQLFWLAALPGLSGATLRIFYSFMVPIFGGRRWTALSTASLLLPALWIGFAVQNPQTPYLVMLILALLCGLGGGNFSSSMANISFFFPKQAKGGAMGLNAGLGNLGVSVMQFLVPLVITAGVFGSLGGEPQSTAQGTPLWLQNAGFIWVPFIIAAAVAAWFGMNDIASAKSSFSDQMAIFKRKHTWLMSVLYTGTFGSFIGFSAGFPLLAGHLFPDVDILKFAFLGPLIGALSRAFSGGLADRFGGGRISLWVYVAMAACVAGVLFFIATGSFWGFLAMFLLLFLFSGVGNASTTQMIPAIFRIQTPRLFPNLPAEQQALTSEKESAAAVGFISAVAAYGGFFIPKSFGSAFDLTGGPEWALYGFIVFYLLCIVLTWFYYTRGNAEVRC; this is translated from the coding sequence ATGAACACCCTGGCCCCGGTACGCTCTCGGCTGATGCACATCCGTCGCTCTGGCATCCCACAGGGAAGTGCTTGCATGGCCACGCATGTTTCAGCCTCCGACCAGTATCGCGCCCTCGGTCTGTCTACCCTGGCCTTCACCCTGTGCTTCGCGGTGTGGACGCTGTTCTCCATCCTCGGCCTGCAGATCAAGGACGAATTCGCCCTCTCCGATACCCAACTCGGCCTGCTGATGGCCACGCCGGTGCTGACAGGCTCCATTTCGCGCATATTCCTCGGCCTGTGGACCGACCGCTATGGCGGCCGTTGGGTGTTCGGCCTGCTGATGCTGGTGTCGGCGCTGTGCGTCTACCTGCTGACCTTCGCCAACAGCTTTGCGTTGTTGCTGCTCGCCGCGCTGGGCGTGGGCCTTGCCGGTGGCGGTTTCATCGTCGGCACCGCCTACACCGCCACCTGGTTCGAACCTGCCCGGCAAGGCACGGCGTTGGGCATATTCGGTGCCGGCAACGTCGGCGCCGGGGTGACCAACCTGGCCGCTCCCTTGCTGTTGCTGGCCCTGGGCTGGCGTGGTGCGGCACTGGTGTACGCCAGCGTACTGGCGATCATGGGCGTGCTGTTCATCCTGCTGGCAAAGAATGACCCACAGAGCGAAACGCGCCTCGCTCATCCAGTGCCATTGCGCGAACAGCTGGCCCCCCTGGCCGAACTGCGGGTGTGGCGTTTCTCGCTGTACTACTTCTTCGTCTTCGGCGGCTTCGTCGCCCTGGCCCTGTGGCTGCCGCACTACCTGATGCAGGTGTATGGCCTGGGCCTGGCCGCCGCCGGCGTGGTCGCCGCGCTGTACACCGTGCCGGCCTCGTTGTTCCGCATCCTCGGCGGCTGGCTGTCGGACCGCCACGGCGCGCGCAAGGTGATGTACTGGACCCTGGCGGTTTCGGTGCTGTGTACCTTCCTGCTCAGCTACCCACCCACCCGCTACAGCATCACCGGCGTGCGCGGCGAAATCGACTTTTCAATGAGCCTGGGCCTGCTCGGTTTCACCGCCATCATCGTCGTGCTCGGCTTCTTCATGTCCTTGGGCAAGGCGGCAGTGTTCAAGCACATCCCCACCTACTACCCACAGCACGTCGGCGTGGTCGGCGGCCTGGTGGGGATGATGGGCGGGCTCGGCGGTTTCCTGCTGCCACTCACTTTCGGCATGCTCAACGACGTGATCGGCATCTGGCAGAGCTGCTTCATGCTGTTGTTCCTGATTGCAGCAGGTGCGCTGGCCTGGATGCATTACGCGATCCGCATGGCCGAACGCGTGGAATGGGCGCAGAGCCGCGAGAGCCACGACCTGCCGGAGCTGTCCACCCCCAGCAGCTTCGTGCTGCGCGAGTGGCACCCGGAAGACCCGACATTCTGGGAGGCCACCGGCAAACGCATCGCCACCCGCAACCTGTGGATCTCGATCCCCAACCTGTTGCTGGGCTTTGCCATCTGGATGGTCTGGTCGGTGGTGGTGGCCAAGCTGCCGCTGGCCGGCTTCGACTACAGCGCCAACCAGCTGTTCTGGCTGGCCGCCCTGCCCGGCCTGTCAGGCGCCACACTGCGGATTTTCTACAGCTTCATGGTGCCGATCTTCGGTGGCCGACGCTGGACCGCGCTGTCCACGGCCTCGCTGCTGCTACCGGCGCTGTGGATCGGCTTTGCCGTGCAGAACCCGCAAACGCCCTACCTGGTGATGCTGATCCTGGCGCTGCTGTGCGGCCTGGGCGGCGGCAACTTCTCGTCTAGCATGGCCAACATCTCGTTCTTCTTCCCCAAGCAGGCCAAGGGCGGCGCCATGGGGCTGAATGCCGGCCTGGGTAACCTGGGCGTCAGCGTGATGCAATTCCTGGTACCGCTGGTGATCACTGCCGGCGTGTTCGGCAGCCTCGGGGGCGAGCCGCAGAGCACCGCACAAGGCACGCCGCTGTGGCTGCAGAACGCCGGTTTCATCTGGGTGCCGTTCATCATCGCCGCTGCCGTGGCGGCCTGGTTCGGCATGAACGACATCGCCAGCGCCAAGTCGTCGTTCAGCGACCAGATGGCGATCTTCAAGCGCAAGCATACCTGGCTGATGAGCGTGCTCTATACCGGCACCTTCGGCAGCTTCATCGGCTTCTCGGCAGGCTTCCCGCTGCTGGCCGGGCACCTGTTTCCGGACGTCGACATCCTCAAGTTCGCCTTCCTCGGCCCGCTGATCGGAGCCCTCTCCCGCGCCTTCTCGGGTGGCCTGGCCGACCGTTTCGGCGGTGGGCGCATCAGCCTGTGGGTATACGTGGCGATGGCCGCCTGCGTGGCCGGGGTGCTGTTCTTCATCGCGACCGGCAGCTTCTGGGGCTTCCTGGCGATGTTCCTGCTGCTGTTCTTGTTCTCCGGTGTCGGCAACGCCAGCACCACGCAGATGATCCCGGCGATCTTCCGCATCCAGACACCGCGCCTGTTCCCCAACCTGCCGGCCGAGCAACAGGCGCTGACCAGCGAGAAGGAGTCCGCCGCCGCCGTGGGCTTCATCTCGGCGGTGGCCGCCTATGGCGGGTTCTTCATTCCCAAGTCATTCGGCAGCGCGTTCGACCTTACCGGTGGGCCGGAGTGGGCGCTGTACGGTTTCATCGTGTTCTACCTGCTGTGCATCGTCCTGACCTGGTTCTACTACACCCGGGGCAACGCCGAAGTCCGCTGCTAA
- a CDS encoding TonB-dependent siderophore receptor, producing the protein MAVYMAIATPALAEDAPTTLELGATEISSDALGSTTEGSGSYTTGSMSTATKLPLSMRETPQAVTVITRQRMDDQAMTSINDVVKATPGLFLDYSNGPGRQSYSARGFDIDNLMYDGIPSGYTGWVVGAQPNLAMFDRVEVVRGATGLVTGAGNPSAAINLVRKRPLAEQKVTLTGAAGSWDDYRGEVDASSPLNDSGTLRGRVVASYRDANSYIDDVEEDHGLFYAVTEADLSDDTSLMLGFSHQKDKTNYFWGAMPTALDGHHMGFSRSYNPGTDWENKDQEIDTVFAELRHRLANDWKLQLNANYAQQQATFTGSYQSRWAGLQAPLSRTVYQSKHQENQAGLDGFVSGPFELFGRSHELVVGASKRIYDMDTRNYSPYDTNWPLNGGKPDFVHTGNQREVTTQDGVYMTTRLNLADPLKLILGGRLDWYDYDNRDGDGDYKVTRNVTKYAGLIYDLDDHHSVYVSYSDIFTPQSSKDTSGTPVKPIVGKNYEVGIKGEYFGGALNASIALFRIDQENRATQVFVADCPQTSCYEASGEVRSQGIDMELQGALTPNWQVGAGYTYARAHTIKDAANPANINQRFDTDTPEHMFKLNTVYHFQGPLEKLRVGGNISWQSRIYNDFTVADGSEYRLVQGSYAVTDLMAGYRVNQNLDLQLNANNVFDRKYYSAIASSVDYAGDTWGAPRNLMLTAKYSF; encoded by the coding sequence ATGGCCGTCTACATGGCAATCGCCACTCCCGCACTGGCTGAAGACGCCCCAACCACACTGGAACTGGGCGCCACTGAAATCAGCTCCGACGCGCTGGGCAGCACCACCGAGGGCTCGGGCTCTTACACCACCGGTTCCATGTCCACTGCCACCAAGCTGCCGCTGAGCATGCGTGAAACGCCCCAGGCGGTGACCGTAATCACCCGCCAACGCATGGACGACCAGGCCATGACCAGCATCAACGACGTGGTCAAGGCCACGCCTGGCCTGTTCCTCGACTACTCCAACGGCCCGGGCCGGCAAAGCTACTCGGCACGCGGGTTCGACATCGACAACCTGATGTACGACGGCATCCCCAGCGGCTACACCGGCTGGGTGGTCGGTGCCCAGCCGAACCTGGCGATGTTCGACCGGGTCGAGGTGGTGCGCGGCGCCACCGGCCTGGTCACCGGTGCCGGCAATCCGTCGGCCGCGATCAACCTGGTGCGCAAGCGCCCGCTGGCCGAACAGAAGGTCACCCTGACCGGCGCCGCTGGCAGCTGGGACGACTACCGCGGCGAGGTCGATGCGTCCAGCCCGCTCAATGACAGCGGCACCTTGCGTGGGCGTGTGGTGGCGTCCTATCGTGATGCCAACAGCTACATCGATGACGTCGAGGAAGACCACGGCCTGTTCTATGCGGTGACCGAGGCGGACCTGTCCGATGACACCAGCCTGATGCTCGGTTTCTCCCACCAGAAGGACAAGACCAACTACTTCTGGGGCGCCATGCCCACTGCCCTCGATGGCCATCACATGGGCTTCTCGCGCTCCTATAACCCGGGCACCGACTGGGAGAACAAGGACCAGGAGATCGATACCGTGTTCGCCGAGCTGCGCCATCGCCTGGCCAACGATTGGAAACTGCAGCTCAACGCCAACTACGCACAACAGCAAGCCACGTTCACCGGTTCCTATCAGTCACGCTGGGCTGGCTTGCAGGCGCCGTTGTCACGCACGGTGTACCAGTCGAAACATCAGGAAAACCAGGCCGGGCTTGACGGCTTCGTCAGCGGCCCGTTCGAGCTGTTCGGGCGCAGCCACGAGCTGGTGGTGGGCGCGAGCAAGCGCATTTACGACATGGACACGCGCAACTACAGCCCGTACGACACCAACTGGCCACTCAACGGCGGCAAGCCGGACTTCGTGCACACCGGCAACCAGCGTGAAGTCACCACCCAGGATGGCGTTTACATGACCACTCGCCTGAACCTGGCCGACCCGCTCAAGCTGATCCTCGGCGGGCGCCTGGACTGGTACGACTACGACAACCGCGATGGCGACGGCGACTACAAGGTCACCCGCAACGTCACCAAGTATGCAGGCCTGATCTACGACCTCGACGACCATCACTCGGTGTACGTGAGCTACAGCGACATCTTCACCCCGCAAAGTTCCAAGGACACGTCCGGTACTCCGGTGAAACCGATCGTTGGCAAAAACTACGAGGTCGGTATCAAGGGCGAATACTTCGGCGGCGCGCTCAACGCCAGCATCGCGCTGTTCCGCATCGACCAGGAAAACCGTGCCACCCAGGTGTTCGTCGCGGACTGCCCGCAAACCTCCTGCTACGAGGCCTCGGGCGAGGTGCGCAGCCAGGGTATCGACATGGAGCTGCAAGGTGCTCTGACACCGAACTGGCAGGTCGGCGCGGGCTACACCTATGCGCGGGCGCACACCATCAAGGACGCCGCCAACCCCGCCAACATCAACCAGCGTTTCGACACCGACACCCCGGAGCACATGTTCAAGCTGAACACGGTCTACCACTTCCAGGGCCCGCTGGAGAAGCTGCGCGTGGGTGGCAACATTTCCTGGCAGAGCCGCATCTACAACGACTTCACCGTGGCCGACGGCAGCGAGTACCGGCTGGTTCAAGGCTCCTACGCGGTCACCGACCTGATGGCCGGCTACCGGGTCAACCAGAACCTCGACCTGCAGCTCAATGCCAACAACGTGTTCGACCGCAAGTACTACTCGGCCATTGCCAGTTCGGTGGACTATGCCGGCGATACCTGGGGGGCGCCGCGTAATCTGATGTTGACGGCCAAGTACAGTTTCTGA
- a CDS encoding TIGR03915 family putative DNA repair protein, which translates to MGVIALDCDDQFGTWRNQARTLLGHGIDPADVTWAQGPIQDLLAMPTPLPEGPGPFRAKVPAALLTQLEQAARYRGEQRWNLLYEVLWRVAHGDRTAMLAGDRLGSELQRRIKQVSREAHHLHAFVRFVPLPEALAEQLQLDLVAYHDPAHDILESASAHFADRLGRQRWLIATPKDGIRFDGQAFEYHRHCPDDWRQWAHNADDPGAELWRTYYRHTFNPARLNPDALRLHMPGRFWRHLPEGMLIPQLEGLARQGKQRDGQAPEVASQRGKKITRSG; encoded by the coding sequence GTGGGGGTGATTGCGCTCGATTGCGATGACCAGTTCGGCACCTGGCGCAACCAGGCCCGAACCCTGCTCGGTCACGGTATCGACCCCGCCGACGTGACCTGGGCGCAAGGCCCGATCCAGGACCTGCTGGCCATGCCCACACCTTTGCCCGAAGGCCCTGGCCCGTTTCGCGCCAAGGTGCCTGCCGCGTTGCTGACGCAACTGGAGCAGGCGGCCCGCTACCGCGGCGAGCAACGCTGGAACCTGCTGTATGAAGTGCTCTGGCGGGTGGCCCACGGCGACCGCACCGCCATGCTGGCCGGTGACCGGCTGGGCAGTGAATTGCAGCGGCGCATCAAGCAAGTCAGCCGTGAAGCGCACCACCTGCATGCGTTCGTGCGCTTCGTGCCGCTGCCAGAGGCGCTGGCCGAACAGTTGCAGCTGGACCTGGTGGCCTATCACGATCCTGCTCACGACATCCTGGAAAGCGCCAGCGCGCACTTCGCCGACCGGCTGGGGCGCCAGCGCTGGCTCATCGCAACGCCGAAGGATGGCATTCGCTTCGACGGCCAGGCATTCGAATATCACCGCCATTGCCCGGACGATTGGCGGCAATGGGCACACAATGCCGACGACCCCGGTGCCGAGCTGTGGCGTACCTATTACCGGCACACCTTCAACCCGGCCCGGCTCAACCCCGACGCCCTGCGCCTGCACATGCCGGGGCGCTTCTGGCGGCACTTGCCGGAGGGCATGCTGATTCCGCAACTGGAAGGCCTGGCGCGGCAAGGCAAGCAGCGCGACGGGCAGGCGCCGGAAGTGGCCAGCCAGCGCGGCAAGAAGATCACCCGCTCCGGGTAA
- a CDS encoding putative DNA modification/repair radical SAM protein — translation MQLIAKLGILADAAKYDASCASSGAPKRSSRGSDGLGATDGMGICHSYTPDGRCVSLLKVLLTNFCLYDCQYCVNRRSSNVPRARFSPEEVVRLTLDFYRRNCISGLFLSSGIIRSADYTMEQLIRVARLLREEHNFRGYIHLKTIPDADPLLIEEAGRLADRLSVNIELPTDASLKRLAPEKQAHTIRQAMGVIHQGQQAVAGEPKAPRFTPAGQSTQVIVGADATDDSTLLRNAESLYQGYGLKRVYYSAFSPIPDSPGSVPLAAPPLLREHRLYQADFLLRGYGYKAGELLGDAGNLALDIDPKLAWALANREVFPLDVNRAEPALLARIPGIGLRSVQRLVALRRERRVRYDDLIQLRCVLEKARPFIVTSDYRPADGELRSGLLRARLREPQAPQQMGLWG, via the coding sequence ATGCAGCTCATCGCCAAACTCGGCATTCTCGCCGATGCCGCCAAGTACGATGCCTCATGCGCCAGCAGCGGCGCGCCGAAACGCAGCTCGCGTGGCAGCGATGGCCTGGGCGCAACCGATGGCATGGGTATCTGCCACAGCTACACCCCCGATGGCCGCTGCGTGTCGCTGCTCAAGGTGTTGCTGACCAACTTCTGTTTGTATGACTGCCAGTACTGTGTCAACCGCCGTTCCAGCAACGTGCCGCGCGCCCGCTTCAGCCCCGAGGAAGTGGTGCGCCTGACCCTGGACTTCTACCGGCGCAACTGCATCAGCGGCCTGTTCCTCAGCTCCGGGATCATCCGCTCGGCCGACTACACCATGGAGCAGCTGATCCGAGTGGCGCGCCTGCTGCGTGAAGAACACAACTTCCGTGGCTACATCCACCTCAAGACCATCCCCGACGCCGACCCGCTGCTGATCGAAGAAGCCGGGCGCCTGGCCGACCGCCTCAGCGTCAACATCGAGTTGCCCACCGATGCCAGCCTCAAGCGCCTGGCCCCGGAAAAGCAGGCGCATACCATCCGCCAGGCCATGGGCGTGATCCATCAGGGCCAGCAGGCCGTGGCCGGTGAACCGAAAGCACCGCGCTTCACCCCGGCCGGGCAGAGCACCCAGGTGATCGTCGGCGCCGATGCCACCGACGACAGCACCCTGCTGCGCAATGCCGAGTCGCTGTATCAGGGCTATGGGCTCAAGCGCGTGTACTACTCGGCCTTCAGCCCGATACCCGACAGCCCTGGCAGCGTGCCGCTGGCCGCCCCGCCGCTGCTGCGCGAACACCGCCTGTACCAGGCCGACTTCCTGCTGCGTGGCTATGGCTACAAGGCCGGTGAACTGCTCGGCGACGCCGGCAACCTGGCACTGGACATCGACCCGAAGCTGGCCTGGGCGCTGGCCAACCGCGAGGTGTTTCCGCTGGATGTGAACCGCGCCGAGCCGGCGCTGCTGGCGCGCATTCCCGGCATTGGCCTGCGCAGCGTGCAACGGCTGGTGGCCCTGCGCCGCGAGCGGCGGGTGCGCTACGACGACCTGATCCAGCTGCGCTGCGTGCTGGAAAAAGCGCGGCCGTTCATCGTCACCAGCGATTACCGCCCCGCCGATGGCGAGCTGCGCAGTGGCTTGCTCAGGGCACGCCTGCGCGAACCTCAGGCGCCGCAGCAGATGGGGTTGTGGGGGTGA